A genomic stretch from Lathyrus oleraceus cultivar Zhongwan6 chromosome 2, CAAS_Psat_ZW6_1.0, whole genome shotgun sequence includes:
- the LOC127122090 gene encoding uncharacterized protein LOC127122090 codes for MVETLIANQAAQAAQLQTAQAQVAEAQDAQIQAQAQAAEMRNQMLTARLQAEEAQARAQVHNSGQTSAQNQPQIQNQTTAAPVTTVIASEIHDVPVTSVTITASREPVYHGPTPSEDPGLNDRMDEFQDQFAELQKEIKALRGKELFGRDVNDMCLVPDVRMPAKFKLPELEKYKGSSCPQTHLVMYVRKMSMYTNDQRMLIHCFQDSLTGAALRWYMGLDSSQIKTLNDLGEAFIKHYKYNLDNMPDRDQLRSMQQREKETFREYAQRWREIAAQVVPPMEEKEMTKVFLKTLDTFYYERMIASTPTDFTDMVNMGVRLEEAVREGRLVREGSSSSSGAKRYGGFMKKKEQETNAVSYNHPRSINYPYHSQHQHIAAVTPVITSAPVQVQYPQQRTNRFQQNTQYQQQHQPQQHQHQLQQRPPQQQRRTNFDPIPMSYAELYPALIAKNLVQPRPRPPVPEVLPWWYKPEVSCPFHQNAPGHDLDNCFALKLEVQKLTRAGIPTFKNMGPNVKDNPMPSHGPSSVNNIEVCLNEQRVTKMEEIRQSLVEIHSVLCAHGLFQHDHQICGTCSVNSRGCRKIQDDLQGVLDQGLIQISRQVSSPESQEQEVNVIIPCFNIPEKVEIAYHPREPVVICPPGPMPYTSDKAVPYRYAATIIENGKEVEIKTLASITNIAANSRMTRSGRVFAPPVIPSRNVEKDPVVVVPVTREAEGQTSNSTLNKETYELLRIIKLSHYKVVDQLLQTPSKISILSLLLNPAVHREALLKVLDQAFVEQDITVEQFNNVVGSITSCNGLGFCDEELPEEGKNHNFALNISANCQGDSLSNILIDTGSSLNVMPKSTLLKLKYKGGQMRHSGIIVKAFDGSRKTVIGEVDLPIGIGPHVFQITFQVMDIVPAYSCLLGRPWIHEAGAITSTLHQKLKFVKNGQIVMVNGEQAMLISHLSSFSVIEVDETAVQTPFQALTIDDYKKSEGSIASFKDAQQIVKTGPTEMWAKVIELPENVNHAGLGFVDGKQVQTSVVRPFKDIFHSGGFINMVAVKEDTFEKKTEDEGPRFVTPGACWKFRVHEGDEVVATVVMNPNIFFPEIQFMYACVLVIVVIFVA; via the exons ATGGTCGAGACATTGATAGCAAACCAAGCAGCCCAAGCTGCTCAACTTCAAACAGCACAAGCTCAGGTTGCCGAAGCACAAGATGCACAGATCCAGGCACAAGCACAGGCAGCAGAGATGCGCAACCAAATGTTAACCGCCCGTCTACAAGCAGAGGAAGCCCAGGCTAGGGCTCAAGTTCATAATTCAGGACAGACTTCAGcacagaatcaacctcaaattcaGAATCAGACAACAGCAGCACCTGTCACTACAGTCATCGCTTCAGAAATCCACGATGTCCCAGTCACTTCTGTTACCATCACAGCATCCC GAGAACCTGTCTATCACGGCCCTACCCCAAGTGAGGATCCTGGTCTCAATGATAGAATGGATGAATTCCAGGATCAGTTTGCGGaattacaaaaagagataaaagctcTTCGTGGGAAAGAACTGTTTGGCAGAGATGTAAATGATATGTGTTTGGTTCCAGACGTAAGGATGCCAGCAAAATTTAAACTACCAGAATTGGAAAAGTACAAAGGAAGTTCTTGTCCACAGACCCATTTGGTTATGTACGTGCGAAAGATGTCAATGTACACCAACGACCAAAGGATGCTCATTCATTGTTTTCAAGACAGCCTTACCGGTGCAGCTTTACGCtggtatatgggattagacagtTCTCAGATCAAGACTTTAAACGATTTAGGCGAGGCCTTTATCAAACATTACAAATACAACCTTGATAATATGCCAgaccgagatcagttgaggtcCATGCAACAAAGAGAAAAGGAGACATTTCGTGAATACGCGCAAAGGTGGCGCGAAATTGCAGCACAGGTTGTTCCACCtatggaagaaaaggagatgacgaAAGTGTTCTTAAAGACTCTTGATACTttttattacgagaggatgattgCAAGCACTCCTACAGACTTTACTGACATGGTAAACATGGGAGTCCGTTTAGAGGAAGCAGTTCGAGAAGGGCGTCTAGTTAGAGAAGGAAGTTCATCTTCAAGCGGGGCAAAGAGGTACGGCGGTTTTATGAAAAAGAAGGAACAAGAAACTAATGCTGTGTCCTATAATCATCCAAGAAGTATCAATTATCCTTACCATTCCCAACACCAACATATAGCAGCCGTGACTCCAGTAATCACTTCCGCTCCAGTTCAAGTCCAATACCCTCAGCAACGTACCAACCGCTTCCAACAGAAtactcagtatcagcaacaacatcaacctcaacaacatcaacatcagtTACAACAACGTCCACCACAGCAACAAAGAAGAAccaattttgatccaattccgatgtcatatgcagaattgtatccagCTTTGATCGCTAAAAACCTTGTGCAACCACGACCACGACCTCCTGTACCAGAAGTGCTACcttggtggtacaagccagaggTATCTTGTCCCTTTCATCAGAATGCTCCAGGTCATGACTTAGACAACTGTTTTGCTTTAAAGTTGGAAGTACAGAAGTTGACAAGAGCAGGTATCCCGACCTTCAAGAACATGGGTCCCAATGTGAAGGACAATCCAATGCCAAGTCATGGTCCTTCATCAGTGAACAATATAGAAGTTTGTCTCAATGAACAACGTGTTACGAAGATGGAGGAGATTCGACAGTCTTTGGTTGAAATTCATTCTGTTTTATGTGCTCATGGTCTATTCCAACATGACCACCAGATCTGTGGTACATGTTCAGTCAATTCAAGAGGTTGTAGAAAGATTCAAGATGATTTGCAAGGCGTCCTTGATCAGGGTTTGATTCAGATTTCTAGACAAGTGAGTTCTCCAGAATCACAAGAACAAGAGGTGAATGTCATCATTCCTTGCTTCAACATTCCAGAGAAAGTAGAGATAGCTTATCATCCGAGGGAGCCAGTGGTGATTTGCCCTCCGGGCCCAATGCCTTACACTTCAGATAAAGCGGTCCCCTACCGCTATGCAGCAACTATTATTGAGAACGGTAAAGAGGTCGAGATTAAAACCTTAGCCTCAATTACCAATATCGCAGCAAATAGCCGAATGACGCGCAGTGGCCGCGTGTTCGCTCCGCCGGTTATCCCAAGTAGAAATGTTGAGAAAGATCCAGTAGTCGTGGTACCAGTGACAAGAGAAGCAGAAGGGCAAACAAGCAATTCAACCCTTAACAAAGAAACATATGAACTACTCAGAATTATCAAGCTCAGTCACTACAAAGTTGTAGATCAGTTGCTacagacaccgtcaaaaatctcgaTCCTGTCCTTATTATTGAACCCAGCTGTCCACAGAGAAGCACTACTGAAGGTGCTTGATCAAGCCTTTGTAGAACAGGATATAACAGTAGAGCAGTTCAACAATGTTGTAGGCAGCATCACTTCGTGCAATGGCTTAggcttttgtgatgaagaactgCCAGAAGAAGGAAAGAATCACAACTTCGCTCTCAATATCTCAGCCAATTGTCAAGGGGATTCTTTGTCTAATATCCTAATTGACACCGGTTCATCTCTGAATGTCATGCCCAAGTCTACCTTGTTGAAGCTAAAGTATAAAGGGGGGCAAATGCGGCACAGTGGAATTATTGTGAAAGCGTTCGATGGATCAAGAAAAACAGTCATTGGAGAAGTTGATTTGCCTATTGGTATTGGACCACACGTattccagatcactttccaggttatggacataGTGCCAGCTTATAGCTGTCTGCTCGGAcgcccatggattcatgaggcgggTGCCATTACATCCACGttacaccaaaagttaaagtttgtcaagaatgggcAAATAGTGATGGTTAATGGGGAGCAGGCTATGCTGATTAGCCACCTTTCATCGTTTAGTGTGATAGAAGTAGACGAGACGGCTGTTCAAACTCCATTTCAGGCCCTGACCATCGATGATTACAAGAAAAGTGAAGGTTCAATCGCGTCATTCAAAGACGCCCAGCAGATTGTCAAGACAGGTCCTACAGAAATGTGGGCCAAGGTGATAGAGTTGCCAGAAAACGTTAACCATGCAGGATTAGGGTTTGTTGATGGAAAACAAGTGCAGACTTCAGTGGTGCGACCTTTCAAAGATATCTTTCACAGCGGTGGGTTTATCAACATGGTAGCAGTTAAAGAGGATACTTTTGAGAAAAAGACAGAAGACGAAGGCCCCAGATTTGTGACACCagga